Genomic window (Festucalex cinctus isolate MCC-2025b chromosome 7, RoL_Fcin_1.0, whole genome shotgun sequence):
gactAGTTTCTCTGGGCAGCAGAGCTTGACAGACTCAAATGGCATAAACGTTCTGTCTGAACCAAAAACCATGCAATTATTGCTCtacagaaaaggaagaaaaaatatttaaaagtccagTATGGGCGCaactaattaatttaaaaaggcTCTTATGTGCACACCTGAAGTCCAACCTCACACAAAAGCTCAGTCATACTAATGACTTTTTATTGAAAATGCACCGAATCCGCGgaattgggtttttaaaaaaatagctttGTATTCATCCTCCTGACAGTGAAAGTCCATCACCATGTACAGTAGTTATATAACCAAGAGGATCATTTAGCTGACCTCACCTTTTCGACTCAGCCATAATAAGACATCAAAAACCATCCACCCCCAATACCCTCATTTTAGGCACAGTAAACACAGCTGAAGCATCATTACATGCCTGAGAACCTCATCAGCTTTCCTGTTTGTCTTTGACCAAAAGGACCGTGTGCTGCCCTCCACTGGATACCATCAGTACTGCGCAGTTTTCCAGCTGCTtgccagtcattttcacagggCTCCACTTGTCATCCTCACCTGTGCTAAGTTGGTTGTTCATGCCCAGTCCCCAAGCGTATGCATACCCTAGAAGAGGCATGAACAACATTTCAAAGCAAATACAACTAAGGTTGTTTAAATTTCACTTGAAGAGTAGGGTGGCGTCTTGGCATTTATCTGGCACCACTTCTCACCTTCCCTGGTGACAGCAAAGCTGACGGTGTCTCCACATGTCACTGCGCAGGCTGGTTCGATCCCGCTGACGGCCGTGGGCTCACTTTTGTCTTCAGCATTTTCACCAAGGCCAAGGCGCCCATATTCTTTTCTGCCCAGGCTGTACACATTTCCTGAAACAGGATTCAGAGTCAGCACtgcaccaaaaacaaacaaacaaacaaactactaaaATAATCCTTCAGTTTACCGTCAGAGGTGAGGCAGACCGTGTGATGTTGTCCTCCAGAGAAGTCAACCCACTTCGAAGTGGTTTTGAAGGAGGTCGGTTTCATAGGGGCAAAATGCATGTTTGTGCTTTTGGTGCCTGGATGTGTGAATAAAATACAAGTGTGTGGATTAGTCACATCAccaatcacttttgttttttctttcttgtcccAATGGCAAGGATGCAGAATTTTGTAcactgtagttaaaaaaaaagaaaaaaaaaaagagtggagtaatatttatttgagggaaaaaagaaaaaaaaactagcaagACTGACTAGtctatttaaacaaaaacaaacaatacaaaacaaacaaacaaaaaagctatGTCAGCgttgaggaatgaactcatGCCCTTCAGTTTGGGAGACAGACacgctaccacctgagccatgccacacCTGCTGTTTGTCATTGtactgcattgctggtgtgtccaaactgAGTCTCTTGGAGGTACACAGGATTCCACCTGACTCCAGCAAAATACTATCACATAGAAGGAGCGGCACggctcaagtggtagagtgacactcacccaagctgaaggtcatgggTTTGTTCCTCAATGCTTACagagctcttctttttttttaaataaacttgtaaaatgtactcaaaactctccttgtaaaagTTACAGACTTAAAATTTCTGAATGAAAAAACTCGATGAAAAACCACAACCAAAAACTGAGTTTGGAGCCGGATTATTTTTGGACCACTTAGCAGGTCCCAAACACTGAAATGTCTGAAAGATTATATACTAGGTTCCAGCTATCCAGGTTAGCATATCATAACAACATCAAGTGATAGAATGATTTTCACAAGGTTGCTttcacaaaacatgtttttttctgttagcaTTGGTGTACTAGCCAACTGCATCAAGCTGCTGTTCTGTTCATTGTCGAACTGTTTCCCTTTCAGGCAACAAGCTTGTACAAGTGTTTTATGCCAAATAGGTAAATTCAGTAATAATCTTGACGTCTGATAAAGTCTTTAGCTCAGATCAGCAAGTGCAAACTTATATCCGTTAGAGGAGCAATGCCACATACAAAATGGCAGGATACTTACCCAACTGGTGATAGTTGGAGAGGCCGAATCCAAACACGTGTCCGTCTTTGGACACGGCAAATGTGACGTACGACCCACAGAAGGCGTCTATGAAGTGAACTTTGGTTTTGGTTCTGACCATCTGGGGAATCAACAGACGATCTACGATCacaggaacaggaagtgaactcGTACATGGGACATAGGTGACCAATACTACAGCAACCGTGAAGTTTCGCGACTCACCGAGGCCTTTCCTGCCGCCCCGATATGAGAATTGCTCAGGCACCCTTCCTAGCTGCCCCTGTTCAGCATTGCCTGACGTGTAAAGATTGCCCTCCATGGTCAACATTACAAGATGGTCGGCACCTGTTAAAACATTACgtcagcagcaacaacaacaaaggcaAGGCTATCCCCCACCGAAAGGATGTGATGGTTACATGACCCATTACTACCTGAGGCAACTTTGACGACCGTTTCTGTCAAGGGAACTTTTGTTGGAACATCAGTTGCTTTAAAAGCATCCAGGAGACCTATAGCGCCGCTACTATCCTGTGGGGAAAGTAGCAATATTAATGAGCTGAAATCACCCATACACACTGCACAGGAAGATATGGCAGCATGCCAGTGGATTTTATGCTGacaaaacatacatacatcaaAGAATGTGATTCACGTTTAGATACAGTATGTACACATGTGGATCAACCAATCCAACCGGACATACTAATGCTGATTgaacagttgctatgcagtgtaCTTCAAGCAGTAAGTGAGCTTCCTTCAGGGAAATCCGCTCCAGTCTTAATAAAGGGAGTTGGAATGCTGGCGGTAGGCAGAGATAATAGAGATGTAATTACCAGTGAGCCACTGAGTACGGTATTAATGAAAATGCGtgactaccaaaaaaaaaaagaaaaaaaaagtgacaaacatgACATCCAGAGGGATGAAAACAACCCAATGAGATTAAACTAGGGTTAAATCTCTACTTTGACTTGATGAATTTCGTCTCCCGGTCTTCAAATACTTTAATTGCGACAAGTGTTAAATAAGCTCAGAGGGGATGAGCAAGTGCAGCATGTGattggtgtgtttgtgtgtggctgTGGTGTTCGCTGGGGGGGCTTTTCAATTGGTGGGGAGTCAACTAAGTGGTTGCAAAAGGGGAAAGACAAGCTAACAACGGTAAAACTTGGCTCAGGAGACTCAAAGACAACAAAACTGTCCGGACAGATGGAAGTGGAAGTGTTGGGCTCAAATTGCGCTCAAATAAATCTTTGCTTGCAAGCAACATGCAGGAATGtgacaacagatttttttcccaataattaTTCTAAGATGGATCAAGGGGTAAAGCTCAATGCAGATCAATTAGTATAAATGATACTATATGGGGTAAATGCCACGGAAGagacgggacgtgattttgcacatcagtgtatttctggtccgggttgcgaacgcgcaacccaggggaacaaagtcggaagcacaagtatttttgacgcagcccacacgtcgcaaaccgaaccggaaacaaactgttgtgcaaaaaacagtcccgcctcttctgtggcatataccccattatatATAAGatctggaatatgaattaagcagcaaaatccaaccccCACCCATCTCAGGTGGTGGCCATTTCGCcacttgtcaactgaaaatgacatcacagttgctcaaggatCCGATAATGACCACCTAGTCTCACCTCTTTTCTGAGTGtgttcatgtgacattcgcacaAGAAAATATTACTTCTGTGTACGGTAGTTACTAgttattgcatgtttttttagtatgaattctaaattgatttttgacatttgacattttgggCTACATATCTTGTTCAAGCTGTGCCTTATGGAACAATTTAACTTGACACACCAAAAATTTGCACAGTTTTATAATCTGAGGTGTAACAAGCAAAAAATATTAACATGTTCCTTTTTCAAGCTATTTGTTTACAATTTTAACCAATCTTGGCGGGTTAGGagcaaaaataaagacaacTGACCCTGAAGTTGCCCCACACATATACGTCTCCTTCCTCTGTTAGTGCGGCCGTGTGGCTGTCTCCTGCTGACACCTGGATCACTTTCTCATTGAGTATCACCTTCTCCGGAGTCATCTCCGACCCCTCTATCATCGTGTCCCGACCAAGGGCCTTTTCGTCATTGCAGCCAAACGTGTAAACCTAAGGAAAAATTATTTGCTCATGtttaaagtgttcctttagatTTCAATTCTTTTTAAACAAGTCAAATGCATCCTTGGAACcctattattttgttattttattaaccCTAAGTAACTTTATTAGTATTACTTACCACACCGGTGATGCTGAGGCACACAGTGTGCATGCCCCCAGCCACCACCTGCACCATTTTCTCCGGTAGGGACAACAGAGCGGGCTTCGTCCTGTCCATGATGTGCTCTCCTAAACCCAGCTGTCCGAACTCACCCTGGCCCAGAACAAGAACGTTACCCGGCTGCGTACCATGACTCCTGTGGTAAACTGGCACAGATTCAAAGACCAATGAGTTGACAACATCAATTTCAAGTCAAGTTGCAATCCACTTTTATCGACGTAAAACCCATAAAGTAAGCGTCCTGTTCAAAAACAGCTTCTGAAAATATATTGGGGTTTCCTCCACTTATACTTTATAAATCTGGCTAGGCTTATGCATCACGCTTGTTCTCTTTTGTCATGCACTAATATCTGCATTTGCCTGAGTTTGACCTATTGACAAAAGCATCTCGCTAGCCTTGATGACCGCCATTCAAAGATtaccaccagaaaaaaaaaaaagaaaaaaagaaacagcacATTTTTTGCCAATTAATCTCTGTTGTGAAGTTACACAAATACTGAAGAATAAAGTAATGACCAAAAAAGTATTCGACCAAATAATGGAGTCTGATTCTGCATCAAATCATCAATATTCTCGTAATTACACTTCCTGTCCCTGACCTAACATGTCCTGTGAAGGAACACAGAGGAATATATGTACTGTTACAGCTAAGTGctaagtaataataaataatgtgcCAAATAATGTTCTTTCAAAAAATACCGGAGCCTGACTTTGGATGCACATAAAATAATTTCACTGTATGGGATCCTCAGCTTAAATTTCCGGAGTATGCTGGTGACGTAAGTCAAATTTGTACCAAAGTTGGAATTTGACATAGTCTTAGACTacacgtattaaaaaaaaataataatttaaaaataaatataaattaaaaaaaactcagccatgaatataaaataatcaaatacatAAACAGGCAGTATGGTGCATGTGAGCGTGCCTTAGCCTGGTCGAGAACTAGTGCATTGAGTCACATTCAAATTGGTGGACCACACTTTGGGTACATGCAGAGTGCAGACCTACTAGTTGAGAATCAAATGAATAGTTATTTAATTCAAATAGAGTTAGTCTGATTGCTTTGAAAATGCTTTTACCTTTGACTTTCTTAGCACCGTTCACATGTAAGGCTGAAGCTGACTTCCGCTTTGGGCTCATCTTATTAGTGACTATGAAGGGAGCACTTGAATCCTATGGGGAAGACATGAAGAAACAATAAGGAACTTATTACACTGCTACAACTATTTCATTTAGTAAATGCAAAACGTGATTTCCTATATGACTGTACTTCAAATCATGGAACAGCATCTTTTCAGCAATGATTGAGATATCATCAAATGTGTTGCAGGCAATTATCCAATTTCAATGTCCAATGTCACCAGAAATGgtgacaagccctgatctgtaaattgagaagtagtttgtttaaatgctgtatttaaaaagtgccttttccagggtgaaactggcagactgtgcctttaactaaatttgaattttaactAAACTGAGCGCCAGCAAAATGTACTTGGTCATGTATAAATAACTTTTTAGGCAAATAACAGAGTTAACTACAAAACAAAGGGCTGTCTGACACATCTGCAAGATCAAGAAGTCCTCGATTTCCAGGATGGAGTTGTCAAGTTTTGTGTCTCAGCTCTGGCATGCCAGATTGCCAGTATTGGAATCAGACAGTTTGTTGAATCCTGGAATGCTCGCAGAGTGCCAGGTAGTTGCATTTATATGCTCGTTATATTGGTTTATCGATGTTTAAACAcaatttgaagtaaaaaaaaaaaaaaaaaaaaaaaaaaaaaaaagtgactagcGACACAAACTGTGTGGAAGGTGTGTTTCGAAATCCCGAAGAATAGGCGCCAAGAGAGGCCTCGAAACAGACACTAGAGGGAAGCAAGCTTCCACTGCAGCAGCAACGTGtcgcaaaagatgaacggcttccgggtcaaggagaaaacagcttgcgaaaaacggtttacggccacatttcatttcccgatttgtgcgtttcccgtttttcatttcaacaaaaacgggagacgactcgttCCCCGTcatttgttcatatacatcaaaacaaaaaacgtaaatcggtttgtttccctgttttccgtgtccttgcttcagaaggaaaaacgaatggccgaaaagtacacggaccatggtgacatggtagaaagaaaaaaaaaaacccaacaacaacaattttgcgttccctcccaaaaacgtttgCGTTACCTCGCAAAGCTTGCGAGATAACGaaaagctgttgtttttttttcttgttttttctaccatgtcaccttaggggctccgtacaaaaCTGAAGGGTTGCcgccaaaatgtattttcagcaCAGATTCACTCACATGGTATGACCCAACCACTGCTAGCATTAGTTAGATAGCGGCTCTAGCGTGACATTCAGGAATGGTTGAGGCTGAAACACAGACGTTGACTGTTGTATTAGTGCTAAACAAGTAAATGCGACAGTTTGTGTTACGTTTACAAACCTGGGACTAGTTTACGTGTGGTCTGGAAGGACACGTAGAGCGCGGTGCGCAACCTGCTTCCGGTCTCAGGACAGTAGCTGGATGGCTTTTCTCGCGATAACTTCGGTCGCGACTTGGGCGCTTTGCCTCCTTAAAGGAACAGGAGAACAAAAATCTCCACAATTTAAATGATATTTATGGCTGATTTTCAAATAATCGATGCAAATGACACTCAGCATAATTTTCAAGACATCAACCGTCGGAATCTGAAATAAGTATATAATTGaccggatttatttttttagagtaCACTCAAATAAATGCTTCGTCAGATTTAAATAACACGGTTACGTCAACCGGACCCACATaactatttcatttaaattggaTTAATGTTGGGTGACCAAAATTTAGCTAATGTTCTTAATTTAATACTACATTATACAGTTGTGTTAAATTTACACAACGCTGTTATGTTGAATTTATTCAACATTATCATGTTGTATTTACTAAAAGTAATTGTATTGAATTTACCTGatattgttaaataaaaattatcaaTCCTCATGATGTTGAATTTACTTAACACCTATGTAGAATTTATTTAACACTTTTTCTTGATTTAGTAAAATGCTAGTACTTTTCCAACTATGAAAGCAAACTCAAGACATATTTAAGTTTCACTTCACATTCACTTACTGATGGAGAAGCAGCAGTGGCAACTCAGTGCTCAGTATCTGAGCTCAGACACTTCATTATGGTCATGCCGGAATCCagtattgaacccacaaccactGGTTTGGGAGATGAACACGCTACCACTGATCATGCCGTCTTATTACAATCATATGTTAAATATACTTTACACCAATTTGTTTAGAGAGCAAGTGTGCCAAACACTGGCCTAAAATACTTCGTCTATGTACGTGTCTATGCTAGTTGCATATGCTAATGCATATTATagttaaatatccatccatccattttcttgaccgcttattcctcacaagggtcgcggggggtgctggcgcctatctcagctggccctgggcaaaaaaaaaaaaaaaccttgttgaGTAAGTTGGAATATTTAGACGTTatattcatcttgcgagagtaaGGTTAGGGTGGTCGTACCTCTGGAAAAACAGAGCCTGTCAAAATAACCGTAAAGTGAAAAAGAGCGGATCCGTGACTCGACACCAGGTGTCACTGAATCCCCCATGCCCCGCTTGACAGAAGAATTTACGCAGATTTGCCCTATGAACACTAACTGAAGTGATTTAATTGCTGAGCAAGTGATGAATCATTGCACAAAGGGTTCAAGCTGTAAGATTTTAATTAGATCCAGATGTCAATAtgtacaattaaaacaaaaactagtgTCAGTCCGTACATCTTCacattcaattaaaaatgaacT
Coding sequences:
- the rcc1 gene encoding regulator of chromosome condensation isoform X1 translates to MLAVVGSYHDSSAPFIVTNKMSPKRKSASALHVNGAKKVKVYHRSHGTQPGNVLVLGQGEFGQLGLGEHIMDRTKPALLSLPEKMVQVVAGGMHTVCLSITGVVYTFGCNDEKALGRDTMIEGSEMTPEKVILNEKVIQVSAGDSHTAALTEEGDVYVWGNFRDSSGAIGLLDAFKATDVPTKVPLTETVVKVASGADHLVMLTMEGNLYTSGNAEQGQLGRVPEQFSYRGGRKGLDRLLIPQMVRTKTKVHFIDAFCGSYVTFAVSKDGHVFGFGLSNYHQLGTKSTNMHFAPMKPTSFKTTSKWVDFSGGQHHTVCLTSDGNVYSLGRKEYGRLGLGENAEDKSEPTAVSGIEPACAVTCGDTVSFAVTREGYAYAWGLGMNNQLSTGEDDKWSPVKMTGKQLENCAVLMVSSGGQHTVLLVKDKQES
- the rcc1 gene encoding regulator of chromosome condensation isoform X2, which encodes MSPKRKSASALHVNGAKKVKVYHRSHGTQPGNVLVLGQGEFGQLGLGEHIMDRTKPALLSLPEKMVQVVAGGMHTVCLSITGVVYTFGCNDEKALGRDTMIEGSEMTPEKVILNEKVIQVSAGDSHTAALTEEGDVYVWGNFRDSSGAIGLLDAFKATDVPTKVPLTETVVKVASGADHLVMLTMEGNLYTSGNAEQGQLGRVPEQFSYRGGRKGLDRLLIPQMVRTKTKVHFIDAFCGSYVTFAVSKDGHVFGFGLSNYHQLGTKSTNMHFAPMKPTSFKTTSKWVDFSGGQHHTVCLTSDGNVYSLGRKEYGRLGLGENAEDKSEPTAVSGIEPACAVTCGDTVSFAVTREGYAYAWGLGMNNQLSTGEDDKWSPVKMTGKQLENCAVLMVSSGGQHTVLLVKDKQES